DNA from Candidatus Eremiobacterota bacterium:
GATGCGGCCTTCGAGAAACGCGCGCGCGTAGATGCCGGGCGAGGAATGGCCTTGGAAGTAGACGAGGTCGCCGCCGTTCGCGTACTGCGGGCCGCGCCAGAAGTGGTTGAAGCCGATGTCGTACAGCGTCGCCGCCGACGAGAACGTCGCGACGTGTCCGCCGAGCTCGCTGTGGTCTTTCTGCGCGCGCACGACCATCGCCATCGCGTTCCAGCGGATGAAGTGGCGCAGCCGCTCCTCGATCTCGTGATCGCCCGGGAAGTGCGCCTGCTGGTCGGCCGCGATGGTGTTCACGTACGGCGTCGTCTGCGCCGCCGGCGTGCGCACGCCGCGCGTCGCGGCGCGCTCGACGATCGCCCGCACCAGCTCGCTGGCGCGCGCGCGCCCCTCGGCCTCGATCACCCCGTCGAGCGCGTCGAGCCACTCGCGCGTCTCCTGCGGGTCGGGCTGGGCGCCGGCTTTCGCCGCGGCGGTGCCGTCGGTCGCGAGGGCGCTTTGGATGGGCGTGTCGATCATGGCAGTCTTTCGCGGGGACGAAAAGGCACGGTCCGGTCCGCCCCATGATAACGCGCGGCGGCGGCGGCGCGGCTCCGCCATTCCCGCCGGCGTCCCATCCAATCCAGCGGAAATTCGGGACTTGGACGGGGAATTGGACGGCTAAGCGTCGGAATGGACGGCATGCGGACCGGCGCCTCGGAGCTTTCGGTCGACCTCGACCGCCGCAGCATCGTCCCGATCTACCGCCAGATCTACGAGAAGCTGCGCGAGGGGATCCTGGCCGGCGCGCTCCCCGAAGGGACGCGCCTGCCACCGGAGCGGACCCTGGCCGAGCGGCTCGACGTCAACCGCTCGACGGTCGTCCATGCCTACCGCGACCTCGCCGCCGACGGCCTGATCGAGCAGCGCGTCGGCTCGGGCTCGCGGGTCGCTTCGCTCGACGGCGGCCGGCCCGACCGCGCGTCCGGCGTGCCGTGGTGGGTGACGCTCCCGCCCTGGCGGGTCGGCCAGTTTCCCGCGGTCCTCGGGGAGCTCGCCGCCAGCGAGCACGGCGAGCTGATCGGCTTCGTGCAAGGCGTTCCGCCGGCCGAACCCTCGCCGCTCGCCGACCTCGCGCGCTCGTTCGCGCGCGCCGGTGGCGACGTGAACTTCGTGCTGACGTACGGCGACAGCGAAGGCTATGCGCCGCTGCGCGAAGCGATCGCGGCGCGAATGCGCGCGCGCGGCTGCAGCGTCGGCGTGCGCGACGTGCTGATGCTGACGGGTTCCACCCAGGGCATTACGCTGGTGGCACAATCGTTGGCGGAACCCGGCGATGAGATCGTGTGCGAGGCGCCGACCTATCCGGGCGCGCTGCAGATCTTCCAGATCGCCGGCTTGCGCGCGATCACCGTCCCGGTCGACGAGGACGGGATGCGCGTCGACCACGTCGAGGCGATCCTGCGCACGCGGCGGCCGCGCTTCATCTACACGATGCCGGCGATGCACAACCCGACCGGCGTGACGATGAACGCCGACCGGCGCGACCGCCTGGTGACGCTCGCGAAGCGCCACGGGGTCCCGCTCGTCGAAGACGACCCGTACGGCGAGCTCGCCGATCCGCCGGCGCCGCCGCTGCTCGCGCGCGACGCGGAGTACGTCATCTACATCTCCTCGTTCTCGAAGACGATCGCGCCCTCGCTGCGCCTCGGCTGGCTGGTCGCGCCGCGCACGATCTACGAGCGCTTGCTGCTGCGGAAGCAGTCGATCGACATGGCATCGTCGATGTACATCCAGGCCGGCGTGCGCGGCTATCTCGAAAGCGACTACGACGCGCACCTGGTCGCGCTGCGCGCGGAGCTGGCGCAGCGGCGCGCGCTCGCGTACGCCGCGATCGAGCGCTGGTGGCCGCCCGCGATGCGCGCCGCGCGCGGCGGCGACGGTTACTACCTGTGGGCGACCGCGCCGCGCGAGTCGCGCGCGCGCGCGCTGCTGGCGAACTCCGAGCGGCGCGGCGCGTCGTTTTTGTTCGGCGAAGCGTTCTTCGCCCAGTCGGGCGGCGACCACAACTTCCGCCTCGCGCTGACGCCGGTTCCCCGTGACGCGATCGCGGAGGGGATTCGGCGCATCGGGGAGGCCGCGCGCTGAAGTCACCTGCCGTCATCCCGAGCTCGTCGAAGGACGAGCGGTTCCCGTCCGCGCGGCTGCTCGCGTGGTATGCACGGCACGGGCGCACGCACCTGCCGTGGCGCGCGACGCGCGATCCGTACCGCATCATCGTCAGTGAGACGATGCTCCAGCAGACGCAGGTCGAGCGCGTGATCCCGCTCTACGAATCGTTTCTCGCGCGCTTTCCGGACTTCGCCGCGCTCGCCGCGGCCGACGCCGGTGACGTCGTGCGCGCGTGGCGCGGGCTGGGCTACAACAGCCGCGCCGTTCGGCTGCACGCGCTCGCGCGCGCGGTCGGCGAGCGTCACGGCGGCGTCTTGCCGTCGGACGCGCAGGCATTGCTCGCGCTGCCCGGGATCGGCGCCTATACGGCGGCCGCGCTGCGCGCCTTCGCATTCGAGCACGACGACGCGGCGGCCGACGTCAATCTGCGGCGCGTCGCACACCGCGTCGCGTACGGCGTCGAGCATCCGCCGGCTGCGAGCGATCGCGAGCTCGACGCGCTTCTGCGCGACGCGGTCCCCGCAGGCGATGCGCACGACTGGAACTCGGCGCTGATGGATTTGGGCGCAACGCTCTGCACCGCGCGCGCGCCCAAGTGCTTGGTCTGTCCGC
Protein-coding regions in this window:
- a CDS encoding PLP-dependent aminotransferase family protein; translation: MDGMRTGASELSVDLDRRSIVPIYRQIYEKLREGILAGALPEGTRLPPERTLAERLDVNRSTVVHAYRDLAADGLIEQRVGSGSRVASLDGGRPDRASGVPWWVTLPPWRVGQFPAVLGELAASEHGELIGFVQGVPPAEPSPLADLARSFARAGGDVNFVLTYGDSEGYAPLREAIAARMRARGCSVGVRDVLMLTGSTQGITLVAQSLAEPGDEIVCEAPTYPGALQIFQIAGLRAITVPVDEDGMRVDHVEAILRTRRPRFIYTMPAMHNPTGVTMNADRRDRLVTLAKRHGVPLVEDDPYGELADPPAPPLLARDAEYVIYISSFSKTIAPSLRLGWLVAPRTIYERLLLRKQSIDMASSMYIQAGVRGYLESDYDAHLVALRAELAQRRALAYAAIERWWPPAMRAARGGDGYYLWATAPRESRARALLANSERRGASFLFGEAFFAQSGGDHNFRLALTPVPRDAIAEGIRRIGEAAR
- a CDS encoding A/G-specific adenine glycosylase; protein product: MLQQTQVERVIPLYESFLARFPDFAALAAADAGDVVRAWRGLGYNSRAVRLHALARAVGERHGGVLPSDAQALLALPGIGAYTAAALRAFAFEHDDAAADVNLRRVAHRVAYGVEHPPAASDRELDALLRDAVPAGDAHDWNSALMDLGATLCTARAPKCLVCPLRETCAAAPVDPAQLSELARAHARRKPPQSALPFERTTRFLRGRIIDRLRDAPPLAFVALATLTEQLRGDVAVDRLVEIPVVLDALERDGIVTRDTRGVRLR